In Phaseolus vulgaris cultivar G19833 chromosome 7, P. vulgaris v2.0, whole genome shotgun sequence, the genomic stretch CTAAATGACTTTAAAAGGATATGAGAGTCCTTTAGTTCAAATTCCTCATGAGTATAAATATAAGGAATATGAGAGACACCTCTCATAATGTTTGATTTCAACATTATTCCAATAGAAAAAAaccaaaaagattaaaaaaaattttatAGGCAAACACACATTATTATTTCATAAGttaaattttgattatttatgtacaatttaaatataacttCTTATTACTTTTGAAACAAGTTATGAAATGGATTATGATAGattaatttactttattttattttatcaccTACTCAATTAATCTCACATATATTATGTATTTCAGATGAATAGGTTCAAAAGTAAATTgtattgttaaaaatattaagcaaattttttaattttgatacaaCTTCATAAGTCTCTTAGTTATATTTTTGGAAGGACTTTGTATATTTTCTTTCATAAATTAATATACAGTTATATAGTTTTATACTGTATAAAGTATTTCTTTGTTAtagtttatttataatattgtaTAACACATATCATGTTATTTTATGTAAGTAtctatttattgttaatttgcTTATTCTTTATATTTGTTGTTGTATATTATTCTCACATATATTATAAAGTATTATAGAAAAAGTCTTATATTATTTAGGAATTGAGATTAAGAATAACTTATATATAACTTATGTTAACCCATCGATgtgttttttaagaaaaaataaataaatttaactaaccatacttcaaatataataattagtcATAAACATTTTATCTTAAATGATTTAAGGTCAAAATGTTGGTTCCAtctatgaaaataaaaataagagttTCAAAACATTACTTAAgagtttaaataaataatactatatatttatttattttattattgaaatcaataaatctaaaatttcaatatcaattaTTTTCACGTTGAGATGACATCACTAGGTCAATCATAAAATATCCTTAATATTAATGTGAAACTATTAAACTTACCGAAACAAAACTTCagtgacaaaaaaaaatgagactTGAAATCGGAACATCCactttagtattattatttaaacttaaatggtactcataaaattattatttctttacttTTTAAATCTGAACTCAtatgtatttcttttttctgtattttaaaatttaacccTGTGAAGAGCAATGGAAGAAATTGTTGCGGACAAGAAGGATCCATATCCTGCAATGAATCGGGGTGCAATGCGATGGGAGACAGGAGAAATGAGTGGTTTTTTAAAACTATAGTGGCGATTAAAAGTAGCATTATATATGTTTAGtgatttaaaaaagaaatattcaGTTTTAAATtgctaatatttttaaattattagtaaaattaattctaaatggatggaataactattttgagtaatttaaacaataaatttttaaaatgaactttttaaaatataaatgacGGAATTGAATAGAAGTAAAATTAAAAggactaaaattattatttattattacatttttaatttatgaaaaacactatatatatatatatatatatttctttattccAAAAAGTGCGTAGGAGGAAATTTATCTTTACCAACTCTATATAGCAATGATATTGATGAGTTCATttattaaggaaaaaaaagttaattaataatggactcaataataatataaaatattaaaaattatttaattatattttttattactattctataaaaaaattatgagtaAAAATAGAGTATCGaattatatcaataattaaTCATGACTTAGGTTTATCATGCAACAAAGTAAGATACACAGTAACAGTAGAAATCACATTTTTAGGaatattatagtaaaaaaatgtCATAGGTTAGGATTTAGTAATTTTAGCACAAAGacatttaattaaaaactagataagagtaaaataaaaatagaagaatatagtaaatataagtaattattatagagaataacttttattttcatAGAAATATCTCACTTTTATTTAACCTGACTAGTCAACTTGTCTCACTTGTTTCGTTGACCGGTTAAGCAAAGAGAGTTAAAATGGATTGATGAGTTCAAAACTCCAACCAAACTTGTTCCTCATCTTAGGTTTGCACAGGGAGTAATTAAAATATCTCAtatattcatttcattttttttttattattttagtgctgTTTAATGTCATACTACAGAATTTTTTAAgagttttattatttaaatttttaaaaaatggtcTTCAACAAGTAGTTATTGtaattatgttgtttttttcaatttaatctctctattaataaaatatttaattaaattctgaaattttaaatgtaaatgtaactcttataaaaaaaattaaatataaagataaatgtgtaaacttacaatttttatcaattaaaaaactataatttacaatttttcatgagttttttctatatttttactttatcaTCTCAAATTTACCTCTTCAATTCCACtctttaattcaaataaatcaTTAAAGTAAAATTGTAGTAGTTTTATATGTTCATACCTAATTGGATGAAAAGTGGTGATTTTTGAAAGATTTGAAGAACCTGATTGAAGTTTCCATTAAGAGgggataaaataaataaatatagaatagAATAAAGAGTGtcagaataaaaattgaaagggatttcacaaaatttcatcATGTAATTCTGCAGCTAACTGAAACTGAGGTCTTAAGGTCACGAAAGCAGGTGAGTGTGTGAAGTTTTGATATGGAATTAAGGAGAGGGGCATGATGACTGAGATTCCCTTTGAAGACCCACAAGTCAgtcaaaattttaataaatggGTCCAAATATGAGGAAagatacttaaatttttttgatattattgcaaaacaataaataaattcacCAACAGTAAGGTGGAGTTGGAAGTATAACAGAAGCATATGGCTTAACCAAGAGATGCCTCAGAGCAGGACCAACATATCCACATATTTACCACTGCTGCTCTTGGATTTAACTTAGCTGTATTAAATGTTTCTTGAAACTATATTCTCTTTGTTACAGAGTATCTGCAGCCTGCAGATTCGGCCATCATAACCATATCTAACACCATATTATGGAGTTATAGGACGAGTTTCACAAACCAAAATCAATACCAAAACAGAAAACTATattttctttctccataaatAACTTTTGCCTtttgaaaacataaattattaactCAAGTAGcaaactgaaaatttaaaaggaATCTCAATAATTTTAAGTTGACTCCAAAGTATCTTTTTGCTGGGGTTTTCAattgctcctccatgtcacaCTGCTATTGGTTTTTAGTGAGCTGTAATATTGAATCCCAGTTTGAAATTTTAAGTTTGCAAATAACAACTGTGGAACatatagaaaagaaaagtgGGGAACCTTCAAATTATGTGAATGAATGAATATAAGAAGGATGTTTTGAGTGAAagtaatcattaaaaaaattccaACCACCTGCCATTtagtagaaaaaaaatacagtgAAAACTATGATTGCTCCACAGAAAAGGAGGTGGTGTTGGTGATTCATGCAGTTTTTTAATGctcattttgaaaaaaagagaGGTGTACAAAACTCATTTCTAACTACAGAATCAAAACAGTATTATTTTCCTCATGCACATGAAGAAACTCACCATTTCTGAGCTTCGAAAATGGCTTGCATAGCCTCAGACTACTGAAGTGCACAAAGAATTAAGTCGGTAGTTGAGCAATTGAAAGACAAATAAGTAATGAGTGTGTTTTAGCTCTTTCATTGTCATATTAATTGTTTGTGTTAAATacatttaaacaattttatttattattttatttctacttTATTAGTATATATTCATTATTTCATTAATATTGTATTATTATACTCTGCATGGTATATTTTCCTAGTTACTtgtagttaataaaaaaatcttcaaatGTTTATCTCCATTTTTTCAACAAAGGGATATTTATTTGAAAGAATACAAATTTTAGATGAAAACAACCGTCAATAATAagaaattctaaatttttttcaaaacacgACAGTCTGACCCACATTAAAATTAAACCCTTTTATAtatcaaaatttgaaattgaaccattttacaatttattatttgtttatacTATTCTAGTTATAATCTTAATTGTTGATTTTAACATCTTGATTATTACTTTACTTTAGAGGAGCAAAATTCTTGAAAACTATAATCATGTAATGATGTGGAGTCTTTTAAAACCCTTTGGAAAATTTTAACTTGAAGCAATTTTAAGGAAAACTCTGTACATATAGAATTCTTTCTTACTTGGCCACCAACCCCTCCTAAAAAAAACACTAACATTTACATCTGGGGCATTCTTATCCTTTCTCTCCATGTGCAGTACCCTTGCCAACAACTGCAGTTATCTATTCTTTCATTATACAAATCTGGGCCCGTCATTGGGAAAAGAAGCCACAAAAAGCCCAGGAATCCTATTATGAATGTTACACTTACAATCCCTGAAACAGAAACAGAAACAAATGAATAAGTCCAAAACCACATTTATATGGAAATGAATAGTAAGCCATAGATCACCTTATCCATAGTTCCATGACAAAAAATGAGCAGACCATGAGTACAGTTTATCGTACTAAGTAACACTGTTTTCCTCCCCTGGCCCcctcttttcttttaaaaaaataaaataaatcttcCTGTACATGCACAATATAGGTCTTACCAAGAGTGCCAGTTCTTAGTGTGTCACTATCAGATATTAGATCTAAAACTTTAATAATGTCCACGGAAGAATCAGAATCTATCTCAACTTTCATGCTGGAGAAACCTTAGTTAAAATAAACATACTTCCAATCACAGAACAGGCTTTTAGTTAAATAAACATACTTCTAATCCTGATTCACTGTTGGTGTAAAACTTCAGCCAACCATGTAATGTTGTCAAGTATGTACCAagctttaaaaattaaagttgtcTATTGCAAGTGAAATTTCTTAGTTGCCCCGATATTTTAGTGATCTACAAGTAACATCAATTTCAGAAAGCTAAACAAATTGTAACATATAAAAGTACTTTTCTACATTACAGTTCTCCATTCTTTGCTTCATATTTTAGCAAATAATCCATGATGACAAGAGGTATAGAAGAATATTAATTCATAGTACAACGTAAGTCATTCCTAATAacttaaattttacaattataCTTACAGTCAGAAGTCCGACTGAAACTAAATTTCAAAAACTATTATATCTTGCAGTACCTTTTTAAGCTTTACATTATACTAAGATCAGAATAattcaaagaaaagaaaaaattagcAAAGAGTCTTGGAATGAAAATAAAAGGCGATGAAGAGAGAATATATGGTAGTTTGATAAATTGATATATTATAACCATAGAAGTCACATTTGCAATTTACTTCAATAGGCAACTTACTACTTCTCTGCGAATACAATACAGGCAGTCCCATAAAATTACAGTATATGTGCGCCACTAAAGGAGCCACAAGGTGTCCTGAAAACCATCAGCGAAAAACAAATATAAGAGACaaaaaaaggaagaataggCCACCCTAACATACGTTGGTTCCTCGTTAGAACTGAACTAATCCCCAAAAATAGCTTACTAGAATTGATCCAATGCCCAAAAATAACAACACCTTTTACGGCTCAGAAAAAGAAGGCTAAGTGAACagtgtgaataaaattataCCAAGTCATAGTAATATAATTTCATGATGTCTTTCCTACCATGTCAACCTCAACCGACAACAGAGAAACTTTCTGTACATTAAGGCAAGTGCATTACGTTACATTTGTCCCACAAATATTTGGTTCAGTTACTATagctttattttttaagtttttggtCCCCATAGTttaattctgttaaggttttggTTTCTATAGTATACCAAACATTAGCCTTGATGATTGTATGACTTGTCTCTCGAAGAATGTGTGGTGTTATGTTGTTAGTGACACGAACAAAACCCAAACTACAGGGACTAGAACTCAAACTATTATAGGGACCTATGCTAAAGGTAGACTACAGGGATTAAAAAGGTATTTAAACCTTATAAAAAAGGTTCACTGTATTTTGAACTTAAAGTGCATTCACTTTCCTGTAGAAAGGGTAAATTTGAGTAATTTACCCCCCATAGTCATTATCCATTCAATTCTTTAGCAACGCTGAATGTATCTAAATTTGTGTTTCAGAAGCGTATTCTATCATCAATAGTAGTCAGACCAAATATATGAAAGCCATAAGCTCATAACCATGCATCAAATGCTCAAAAATACCACATACCAGTTCgaatgaaaagaaaagatgCGTATGACCCAAAGACAACAGTGTAGCCAAGCTGGAGACCTGtgaacaaattttattttgcagTGAGATTCTATGAAATGCCCTAAAATCTTAAATACTCTACAAAAGATACTTGGACTTAGCCAGTGTGACATAAACATATAACAAGTCCAGGAGCTGATGAATAACATAAACATAACCTTACCTATAACCATAACAGCCTTCATTATTCTGTAATTTTGCTTGGTGTAAATCTCCACAAAATGATTTAAATGTGCTGCAAACCAATAATGCAGTAAAACTTCTCAATAAACCTtgcatttgaaaaagaaaacaataatatCTGCTCATTATTTTCTTCAATCTACAGGCAAATGAAAATTTGCTGAATATTGTAAGGGAATTTATCTCACTGTTAAAACTTTTATCTGGCATCTATGCTATGTGAAACATGCATTAGTTTCACTCAAGTGTAAACCAAAACTGTTTCTGTGCTTACATCTTAGGACAACACTGCTGAAAAGGGTTGTGCATTAGACATAGTACGAATACTGAACAGAATCTTATCCACTACATTTCCTTTTTGTTAGGGTACATGTAATCTTTACCAATTAGTAGTTAACATTTATTCATGTATCTTGTGTAAAATATAAAGGCAGCAAGTTATTTTGCACATATATTCTAATTAAATGACAGTTAAAACATTGTCTGCTAATTCATTATTAGAGTAGTGATACACTACTAAGAAATGTACAAAGAAATCTCTTGTATAAATATGCATCCCCATTCATGCATACACACATGCTTCTTCAGCTTACAACcataaaatgaatttattgtGTCCCTTCGAAAGTCTtccaaacaacaacaacaacagccTTATCCCAGTAGGTGAGATTAATTACATGAATCAAATGACACCACCGGACTCAGTTAGAAGACAAATTCTCATGTATAAGTCCTTCCAGAAGTATCtggaaaatttattattaaaaataagcaCTTCGAAAGCCTGATGAACTTCAGCTTAACAAAACTTGGTACAATGCCATTGTTGTACTCAGGGATTTCAAACTTAAAAGTCTATGTAAACTTGTGAAACTTTTGTAGATTTGACTCATAAACTCGTAAGAGTTTACctgaaataaaaacaatattataaaatcTATTATTGATGGCCTATATGCGTATCATGATACTTTTGACATAACAATAATTCAACATTTCAACTTCATAGCAAAGAAAAGTAGCAAACTACAATTAATAAAGTAAGATAGTACAATAGTGTATAATAAGATTAAATTTACATAAATGACCTAAtcatatataaattgataaaaacATAAGTTCTTAAAGTgaaaacctttaaaaaaaagGAGCTAATTTCTTCACATAGTTTGAGTCCTAAAAAAAGTCACTGTGGTGTTAATGTAGGTAAAAATTACATTGATTTCAAACTCGTCAAGTCGAATCATGACTAGAGAATTTATGTGAATTTACATGAGTGTATATGAGTTTACTTAGAAAAGGAAGAGTTCACTCGTTTCATCCACCGAAGACCGTATACTCGTGAGAGTTTAAGACTTAACTCGAGAGTTTGACAACCTTGGTTGTAGTACTATGGATGATTGATGACTTCTCTTAAAAGACAAAAGATACTCGTATACATGTAAGAATAGAAAATTCTACTACCTAAAAATCTTAAACATCTTCCACGTACTTACCCAAGCTGAAGAAAATAGGGCAAAGAAGAGTAACACTGTATGTTTTAAATCCTCCACACAGAAGTAAAGGTATCATGCATGCCCTAAACACCAACTCCTCGGTAAGGGGTGCCTGTAAGGTATACCATAACAAATCATTCACATAATGCATGTGAGATATGAAACTGATTCTATAAAACGCACATTACTTAAGCTGTATTCACAAGTTACCAAACTAAACTATTTATTACTGTGCTTTCAGTTTCTCACTATAACACGAGAGAAAAATAAGCTACAAGCTCAGTGGCTTGTTGGAAGCATTAAGGCTCAACATGAACAATGATGACAATGGTACTAACCACAACATAGTTTCGCCACACCAAAATATTTGACGAAATCACAGATAACCAGTCAAGAAACCGCTGTAAGGCAAATTTGCAGGAATCAAAGGACAGGGCATCTCCAGAACTTGTGTGTTGCCCCCAAGAAGCCAGAAACAAAAGACACTTGTCAAAGATAGACCCAGCATACATTAGGGAGGTCAAGCAAAGAGGAAGGACCACAGCTTGCCACTGTTTCATACAGAAAACCACGTTTCAGAAAGAAAATTCAGCAATGACCTTTTTTTCCAAATCTGCATAATGTAGCAAGAAATACAACTTTACATCACCACACAAGAGAAAATGCTCTTTTGTCCCTCAATTGAACCAGTGAATCTCATACACATTACTCACAATATGGTCCCTCCGGATGCCAAATACACCAACAATGTGATGCAGTTCCTTAGTTTGCACCTGAACACATAGTAAAATAAAGCCATAAATGATCACGAGAGTAAACTCAAACATTGTGACCATCTCAGCTAATTTTTCCAAAATAACTCTAAAACCCTCACCAATTTCATAAACTTATATGTATTTTGGTACTTAACTAAAGCTAAAATTTCACCTAAGGAATCCCTATGATATATATTTGcagaaaaaaatatcaaaactatAAAAGTTAAACTGTAATGAAAATTGGAATACACCAAAAGTATCTAAACAGAAGCATCTAAGTTTTCTTGTTCCAAACTTTATTTTCCTTCAACGGCAATCCTTCCACTACCACACTATTAGACACTAAATATAAGACAAATGCATCtaatcattttaataaaaataataattaatagtagtattatatttaattacttaTATCTTTCTATAGTtacaaaaatgaaataaaaatagtcTCTAtgcttttaaatatattttagtccCTTCAAGTATTTTTTATAACTCTTTTAGTCATAACCTCAAGGACCAAAAATACTACAATGTAATGTATAGAGACTACTTATATGGGAATTAAAAACGATACTTGTAAGAACTAAATGAGAGTACTTTTAATCATAGGAAGTAAAAGAGAATGATTTTAACTACAGGACCTAAaactacaaggaaaaaaattgTAACCATAACCAAAATGATAGGAGAAGGGACGTGCATACGGGGAGGATGAATACGgagaggaagagggagaggacAGACGAAACGATGGCGCACAGGAAGCGTCGAATCATGTAGGTTTCGAAAGAAGAAGGAGGCGGGAGACGGAGGAGGAGGGTGGGAGCGTAGAGGATGGCGACGTAGAAGAGGGCCATTGTTATGCAAGCAATCAACGCCATTGAATCCGAAACAACGCCTTCTTCCCCCATTGCGGAAGCTTAATGCTGCAGTTGCAGAAACCTAGAGAGGAAGGAGGAAAAGGGGCATAAATTAGGGTTTGTGAGAATTGGGAATCAAAGTCTGAATCCAATTTCAATTTGTTTAGGACTTAGGTTGACTACCTGAGAACGGTAAATATATGTTCCTCACCTCAAAAGGCCGTCAAAGGATCAACTTTAAGCAAAGGATACATTTTGgtgttttcttttctaaaaaaatatttgtaacttTCTCTTAGTTATTGACGTTTGTTTCTGAGTTAATTCAATGTAAATTCACTTTTTATGCAATTTTGGTCATCAAAAACATTTTACGAAATTATCTGGTGATGACGTGATAAGTCATTTTATTCTCAGGATAATTTTTATATCATCTTAGACAATAGAACtacaaactaaaaatattaaacaaattagcgaaaacatatttattatattaatatatatatataattttatatcttttataatCTCGTTATCTTTCTAGCAGAAAAACACGTgtaaatatgtttatattttttaaagtttattatgttttatttttttataaatattattacattataagtttattaaatttacaaattttaatatatattttagagaCATATGTTCTAAACAAAGTACTAACTGATGATctcataaatttataataataaattatttttttaagtaggagattaaataacaattaaattcaaGATTTTATGTGATTTCATCTAGGCTTTTTTTTTAGAATACGTAATTCATTTGTTGAGTTTTAACaacttacataaaaaaaaactaatatcaTGTATTTAGACACCTTAATAATATaatgtagattttttttttcataaggtTTGTTATTACAGTGAGTATGATTTATATTGAGTTTTgatatttaattcttttatatactatatacattattatatgtaaatttgaacaattaaatttttttagaatatatatatattatgtgtttatcttttggaagagtaattattttttatcaaatagtttagttttatttattgttataatgAATAATACGATCtatatgaataaaaaagttGTTGACATTATCATTATATAAATCATTCAACAAAGAAAGTATATTTAACCATCACATGTATTATTgtaaactttaattaattttcttattttgttgtCATTTGACTTAACCACCAATATTAATGATTTGACATCTTTTCAAGTGTTTTATTGCTTTATAAATTCAATTTCATAGGTAGGAATgtcaattattaaaaattacaaaacaataaaatatacatatattaataattacatgttttttttagtaaatgtttgaattttttttcaatatcttATCTTCACTAAACACATTTTTACAATAGAGCCTATCATTCTATTGTTTTGCATTATCTGCATAATAAATATCTTACCATTCAATTCAATGAAGATCTAAAAACAAAGCACTGATACATCTGCCAATTGACAATAAAATATAGTGATTTTAAATAATGATGCtgataattatattttctttattcatATTTTGCCAATTGACAATAAAATATAGTATGTATCACTGAGAGGTCGAAAGGCCGAATAGTCGATAAGACCGAACGAACGTAGAAGCAGATGATAAATCATGATTAACCATAATTAAGCCAGTTTAATCATAAATCATGATTAAGGCATAAATGGACCTTCGCCTGAGCCCAAAAGAAGGCCCATAACAGCTGAAGCCCAACACAAGGCTATAAATATCAGAATGGACCTAATTTTTTGATCTCTAACACATTTACATATTATACCCaaactgacttgagcgtcggagtgtcttcgcaggtaccccgCCCTGCCGTACTTGGAGAAAGACTTGCAAGACAGAGAGACGCCTAACACAAGAGCCGCGAGGACAAGAAGACGAAAGGTACCtgaatcattttaaaaaatacccGACCttataagaatattttgaaataatgatgctcataattatattttttattcatataaacGAATTCAtcgtttacaaatttattccaTTAAATAAAGGTCCActaataacaaataatatatataattaataatatgcactttttaaattcttttaattatttaaatttacataTAATAATGTAACTATTGTAATTCATTGTCTTCCcattaaaaatatacaaaagaatctcatacttataataaaaatatttttttcatcaaaatatttacattatgatgttcttataatttatttaatttattattcaaaattatatattattaatgtgtCATTAGGACATAAAAGTAATTAACGACTCAAATAATATATCGAGAAGATATTTAAAGAAGAGAAGGAGACAACGCTACTGCGCGAGATGAGGGGATGCAGGGCAGGTATGAAGAAATAGATATTAAAAGagtttcacacaaaaaaaattgttgagggtgaaaaaagcaaaaataaatgaaaaataa encodes the following:
- the LOC137830344 gene encoding CAAX prenyl protease 2; this encodes MGEEGVVSDSMALIACITMALFYVAILYAPTLLLRLPPPSSFETYMIRRFLCAIVSSVLSLFLSVFILPVQTKELHHIVGVFGIRRDHIWQAVVLPLCLTSLMYAGSIFDKCLLFLASWGQHTSSGDALSFDSCKFALQRFLDWLSVISSNILVWRNYVVAPLTEELVFRACMIPLLLCGGFKTYSVTLLCPIFFSLAHLNHFVEIYTKQNYRIMKAVMVIGLQLGYTVVFGSYASFLFIRTGHLVAPLVAHIYCNFMGLPVLYSQRSRIVSVTFIIGFLGFLWLLFPMTGPDLYNERIDNCSCWQGYCTWRERIRMPQM